The DNA window AGAAAACTAttaagatgaaaagaaataaaaatatttgaggcCATAGAATTTACTGTATGtctttaagaaatttaatcccttTACTTTATTTGTGTTTATGGATTATTTCCTCTCATGAAGAAATGAatgatctattaaaaaaatagcgctacctcaaacttcaataattgtAGTGAACTCAAAAGGCAGCAATGAAATTACACAAACACTTTACTTtgtttgtaagaaaatgtatgcagaagGAAGATGaatcaattttgaaaaacaagagaaaattcctcaatttatagccaacaaaagATAGTATGAAAATGTGCTAATTGTGTCTTATCGGAGAGGTCACaaccattttcaaaaaagagaCAACATTTTAGAAAGGTCGCAACCCTTTGGAAAATGCACAATCTTTTAGAAAGGTCACAATCCTTTAGAAAAGACACAATCTTTCAAAAAAACTCACAAtccttcgaaaaagtcactTCCTTTCGAAAAAACCACAAtccttcattttccattcataCCTCTAAAAACCAACACAAATTAGTTACAAATATCCATCACggcaaaagaaaacaataataatactaatatacTAACAATAGTAAAAGTttgagggatatatatatatatatatatatatatatatatattgttttttttttgataaaatacaAAAGTTTGGAgtagattttaaaataaacaaacaattatattttgagCAAAACAAAAGAACTGAAAAAGatgttaaaatttaatattttgatttccAAAATCTCTCAAATAGTAAGATAAATTCTATGAccacacatatatttttttaccaaaaaatactttaataccTCTCCATTCAATCAAACTTACTCAAGTAGGGAGAGAAGCAAAAAAGGTGACCAAATACTTCCAAATGAAAACCAATGGATGAGACAAATTAACATGGGGCTAAGAATGTCAATAAATATCCCCTACATCTATAGGGAATTTCTCAAAATTACTTGCATTTCATAACTAAGAGTAGGTAGCTAGTCATGATGAGTGAAAATATGAAGGTGGCCAAGCAAGAGCTAGTTGTTCAAGAAAATGGcaagaaagaagaagatgagaCAATTGAAACTGAAAAAAGGAAGCTTGGAGGAATGAAAACAATGCCCTTTATACTTGGTAAGTTAAACTCTcactttcatcttcttcaaaatgaaaatcactttcataatataaattaatggaGGGAAAGGTGAAACTTCTAATTAGATAATTAACTAGCTATatacttaattaatttgttgCACATGTGATTGtgcttcttaacttctttgaTTAGTAAAGTTTTAGACTAAGAGTGTGtttggtaatttttttaaaaatgttttattaaaaACGAAAGAATTTTCTGATTTATTTTATGCTGTTTTGGTAAGTTGATGAAAAAtatcatttcaaaattatttataacaTCCGATCTCTCAAGTAAATAAAGTCCCTTTTTTTTACCTTTGATTTCTTCTCCTTTAGTGACTTAAGTTGTTGTTGACCCTTGAgagataaaaagaaagaaggtttaaattaattaattaattttttgagtggtatattttttttaaaaaaatacttaattatattgataaaagataatttatcaatattattcatttgttatttttagAGATAATTGATAAACTTATTAAACAGAAGAatagttttttttctaaaaaaaattaattaatacatccttaaattttaaaaaattcattcattttaattgaaaaaaataattaaaaattcatttattttgaatggaaaatatatgaaaactaaggTAGTTTGTCTTTTTTCTGTTTGTTTTTCCCTTATTATCCATTGGGATTTGATCCAAGAATAAGATaagtttacttattttaaaacggaaaatgttctttaaaatatttaaaattgatatcTCTCTTCACATGTGATATGTCTTTacgataaaataaataaatatgtgagCTAAATTATTAGCAAAAGGACATATTTGTAgtaataattattgaaatgtaTGAAGAATTAACAAtgcttattaattattattgttgaaCAGCAAATGAAGTATGTGACAGATTTGTGGGTGCTGGATTTCATAGCAACTTGATAACATACCTAACGCAAGTGCTAAATGTGCCTTTAATAAAAGCATCTAATACACTAGCCAACTTTAGTGGTGTTTCAAATTTCACTCCACTTATTGGTGCTCTTGTTGCTGATTCATTTGCTGGTCGATTTTGGACTATTATTGTTGCTTCCATTATTTATGAAATGGTATGTCTCTATTCCCTATCTCAAACTAATCAATCCATTACataatcaactttttaaatatagatTATAGTATTATTCATTAAAAATATGCATATCCATAGATATTCACATTATAATTAGTACTCccctgtcccaatttatgtgagtTACTTTCCTTTTCATTCAGtcacaaaaagaatgacacacttctatattaagtaacaatttaactttaaaatgtctattttacactcaatgaaatgatttatagccataaaaatttctatcattcattttagactAGTTTTAAAAGTattcttttctttcataaactttgtgCCGAGTAAAACTACCTCACATGAAATGTGACACATGAAGTAATATTTTTcatgagtttttattttttggaaaatttaaaatcattatgGCTTAGAACTTCATCTGACTATTCCTAAAGTCATACCTACTATGgatgttcatatttttttttttgtcgattaacctatattttttaatacattgagtcagatattttattcatttttggcCAATCCATATATGATTCGACCCACTCGTTTCCACTCCTAGATACATGGCTTTTTCTTAAAGAGCCTATTTTGTAGgttatagattttaaaaaaataattaaaatccaAGTACTATTTGCAGAAAAAACAATCttttcatataaaaattaagaattatTGGAATAGATTTGACACATTTGGAGTATTATATAGAAGTTGTTAACAAGTTTTAGATTTAAagctttcttttgatttgttttggCTCTAGGACACTAATATGCTTGAGCTGCCCCTGCTTTGTCATTTTCCATTCAAATATGTTAACAGCCTGAGCAACAACGAACTATGAATTAGGATAATCCGTAGCTAAATAAGATTAACAAACAATTTTGCTGTTTATCTACAGAATTTGTCCATACAGAGTCCCCTGATTTTTATAGTAGCAATGGAAATCTTACTTTGAGATGTTTATATACAGGGACTGATCAGCATAACTATCTCAGCAATCATGCCACAACTCCGTCCTCCACCATGTCCAACTCAGGAGAATTGCAAAGAAGCTTCGAATTCACAGCTTTGGGCACTCTACATTTGCCTACTTTTGACATCTATTGGTACAGGAGGCCTTAGACCTTGTGTAGTTACCTTTGCTGCTGATCAATTGGACATGAGGAAATCTAAAGTAGAATCGCGAAAGTGGAACTTTTATAATTTGTTCTATTTCTGTGTCACAATGGCTACGTTAACTGCATTAACTGTTGTCGTTTATATACAAGATAACGTAAATTGGGGATGGGGTCTTGGACTTCTAACAATTGCTATGGCATTGTCTGTTATCGTGTTTGTTGTTGGATCTCCATTTTACAGAAAAGTAGAACCAGGAGGAAGTCCATTAATCAGATTGACACAGGTTATTGTTGCCTCAGTGAGGAAGAGAAAAGTCGTTGTTCCAGACGATGATCGTCTCTTATATGAGAACAGAGAGCTTGATTCTGCTATCTCACATGATGGAAGGCTTTTGCATACTAATCAGTTCAAGTAAGGTGATTTTAAGTAACGTTTGATGAACACGAATATGTAGCATATGTAGAATAgctaaaagataaaattaacttgcaaaaaaaaaaaagaatctgtAGAGATGCTAATTTGTAAATTATGCTCTTTTAGTTAATTTGGTCTAGAACTTTTAAGTTGATTTCTCAGATGGTTATTCgactaatagttattattttagaaagtCACTTTCTTTGCTGAAGAAAAAGTTGGAATCAAGAAAAAAGATGACTTTCTGatataataactattagttgacTGACCATCTGGGAAATCGACCCTGTTATTGCTTTACTAATTTAACCAATTGGTTAAGGTGGATTGATCGAGCTGCTGTAGTAACCGGCGATGACATGAAAGAGTCGTGCCAGCCAAATTTATGGAGGCTAGCTACCGTTCATAGAACGGAAGAGCTGAAATGCATCTTAAGGATGCTGCCAATTTGGGCTGCAGGGATATTACATTTTGCTTCACATTCACATGTAGGCAGCTTTACAATCCAACAAGCGCGAAGTATGGATCGTCATTTGTCCCACAGCTTCCAAATACCTCCAGCCAGCATGTCTATTTTTAGCGTCCTAACGGTGCTTATTGGCCTTGTGCTTTATGAGCGCTTCTTTGTTCCTTTTGCTCGTCGATTCACAGGACACAAATCAGGCGTTACATGCTTACAGAGAATGGGAATAGGATTCGCCATTAATATTCTTGCTACTGCAACTTCAGCACTAGCTGAGATTAAGCGTAAAAAAGCAGCTGCAGATCATAACTTACTTGATCAGCCAACGACTCATGTCATTCCTATTAGCGTGTTCTGGTTGGTTCCGCAGTATTGCCTTCACGGAGTAGCTGAAGTCTTCATGAGTGTTGGACACCTTGAATTTCTCATTGAACAATTCCCTGAAAGCATGAGAAGCACTGGAGCTGCACTTAACTCGTTAGCTTCGTCGTTTGGAAATTACTTAGGTACATTTATAGTAACTCTAGTTCATCAGTATACCGGAAAAGAAACGAATTGGCTACCAGATAGGAATCTCAACAGAGGAAGACTTGAAAACTTTTACTGGCTTATGGCTGGAGTACAAGTAGTAAATTTTGTATACTATCTTATATGTGcatcattatatatatacaaaccCTTGGAACAGATTACTGAAGGAAGCAAGGGAACAGATGTGGAATTAGCTGATGAAATAACTTTGTTAGACAATTCTAAAGGTGATGGACAAACAGATAGAGCAAGAAATGGAATGAACTAATATATTGCTTAGTTAAACTAGTAGACATTTTAGTTTTCAAGTTTTAGTTGTCACAAGTTGATACTATTAAATGTACCAAAAAATAAAGGTTGAAACtattactctctctgtcccaaCCAATGCGACACATTTCAGTTTTTGAGATTCGaacaagtttatctttgaccataaatttttcatatatcttttaaatattttgaattatcaatcattgtgacttatagtattttttaagtagtttacaaatatataaatttcattttaaaaaaattgaagatttcatgagcaaattcttggtcaaacttaaactgtttgactctcgaaaaatggcATGTGTCACGTAAATTGGAACCGAGGGAGTAAAGGAAATGGCATAATGTTGAAGCAACCATTTTGTATTTGATGCAAGGGCTTgatatttgttcttttctttctttttgagcTATGAACGTTAAGATGTGgcacatttttttcttatatagtttttctagaatgttagaaatttattttggtATTCAACTAAGCGGGCTTACTCTTGTTGAGAAtacaattaactaataaaagtgtgctctgCTCTCTCTAACAAGTTAAACTTTTAGATAAGTTGATCAAACAGTTAAACAACTCTCAAAGGAAATGATGCCTAGATCTTTGAGATGAGATGGTCAGACACTTGAAAAACCCTCAAGGGAAATGATGCCTAGATCTTTGAGATTCGAAACAAAATCCATGACACCAAGAAGGGTGAGTTGACTATCAGTGATTAAAATTCCATCGAAGTGTGTTAATGGAAGATATTGACTACTATCATGATCTTCAAGCAAAGTGTAACGAAATGAAGCAGTTCTCTTTCAACAGCTGGTTGAAAAGAATAGAGTTCATGATTTTTTGGCCTGTTTGAACCAAGAGTATGATCAGATCAGGGTTCAAGTTGTCGATaaaatttcttttccttttcttgaggATGCATATTCATATGTTTGTCGATGAGGATAATGCTATATTATGCACCAATTGAGAAGTCTGAATGAAAGAAAACTATGCACCAACAGTAATTTCAAGGAAACTGGTTCGTAGAGTCGTAGTAGAACAGAAAGTAAAAGTTACAAGGTAGACCAACTAGAAGGCAATCAATCAGCTAACATTGTAGAATATGTAGAGACATCCAGAGAAACTACTTCCGGAGAAACTTTGCCTACAGATGAAAATCTACATCTTCGTCGNaaaaaaaacttacatttttaaatgcaaagtatacttaatatttttcttataaatgatttattcaatttcttttacaattattagctttagataagattttatcaattcaacgtTGAAAAACATTTCTTACTCGggcaattattatatgaattgttaacatagaatttgattcaacaagttgataattttgtataccccacattttactatgcttgttgtaatgcttgaaaatctaagaagaaatagaaaaagaatttacaattcactcaacacttttcgactattgattcatatttttgatagaatattactctaacttatcaaaaatttaaagaagagagtgtaaaaggagttaaaagaataaaataatgtgaatattagTGTAgtgattgtaaaaaaaaaacattttttcttgatttcttctatttaaatgggattaaagagaataaaaacatatatattatcataaataatcaatcttttctataaaaatttaacacataatttattattggtaaaaaattgaggccccctaaaattgggggcctaaggccaatGTCTTATTCAAATAAGCATAGAGCCGGCCCTGGGTAGACCAACTAGAGGGCAATCAATCAGCTAACATTGTAGAATATGTGGAGACATCCAGAGAAACTACTTCCGGAGAAACTTTGCCTACAGATGAAAATCTACATCTTCGTCGTCTCCTGAACAAACTTGATTTCTCTAATGCTGTCAGTTCCAATTATGTGCAGTACTAAGGTATCGTTTTTAACACTCAGCTTAATTCCTGAATTATTGTTTCTGGAACAAATAAACACATGACATGCTTCTCTAAAGGCTTTCAAAACTATTCTCCATGTACTTGAGTTTTCTGTTAACATGTTATCCATTATTTCTATCACCAAAGAACTAAATTATAGTAGCGAGTTCCTTGACGTGCCTTGTAATTATAGCACATCTTATGCCTTTTTCACTTGAAGTTTTGTTCTTATGCttgttttattgtatttttatgttAGAATGTTGTTTTGTAGGTTTTAAATGTCCAAATCTAAGGCAAGACCACAAAATTTATAGACAATAAAAAGGTGATATGGATAGGTGCACTGAATTTATCGCTTCTAGTTCTTTTGCTCCTTGATGTATCTTAGTTATTTtaatgatcctcacaaatgcagggatcCGGTCCCCAACAGAGTGTTCTCGTCCAGGTACAATATGGTGTACAACTAGAAAGTTGTTTTGTTCTCGTCCAGGTACAATATGGTGTACAACTAGAAAGTTGTTTTGTCAGGATGTTGGTGAAGCAGTCAGTGTACTTCACCAATAGAAATGGATGAGGTTGTTTGTCCAGTGGTCAACACATCTTCTTGATTGATATAATCAAGAGACAAACAACTTGATCATTCATTCACAAAAAGAGAGAGAAGTAATCAAGCCTCAAAACACAAAATACAGCAAGGGACCTGATCAACTGAAGAAGTGCTATATGTGTGTGTTGTTGTCTTTTGAATGCTTGTAATGTACTAAACttgtaggattcgtttcacTCTTATAAGAAACGTTTCAAACCTTTGTGTAAGTCATTGTAAGAACATTATTATAGTTAACTTTGGGTCTTACTGTtgaagtctatattaattaGTGATAGTTAATATAGTGGGCAATGAATGCATTGCTTTGGCTCAATAAGTAATAGGTGTATTACTTAGTGTGAGATTAAGAGTTAAGTCTCATTGGTGTAGTTGAAATCTGTATTCACTTTTGCTTGGAGATTAGTGGAAACAGTTGAAAATCTTGtgtgacaggtcgtggttttattaccttgagcaaggaggtttccacgtaaaatctTGTGTCCCTACTCTACTTCCAGTTATTTACTTTATGCACTTTAACTGTCTTAAAGGACATGATCCTGTGATTACTGGTGGGCGCATATAttccaacaattggtatcagagcatcaGTTTCTCTATCTAGTTAACACCAAGAGAAAAGGGATCCTAAACGAATGGCAGCTCCACCAAGTCTGGAAGAAGGTCAATCCACCACTTATCCTCTTCGATTTAACGGCCAATACTATGGATGGTGGAAGACCAGGATGCGCGATTACATTATGGCAGAGGAAAACGAGCTATGGGATGTAATACTCAATAGTCCTTACATTCCTACCAAGGATGTGAAGGAAGGAGATCTCACTAGAGTAATTCCCAAGTCTAGAAGAGAATACGACGAAGCTGATAggaagaaaatagaaaagaacTACAAAGCTAAGAAGTTGTTGGTTTGTGGGATTGGTGTTGATGAATACAACATGATTTCTTCTTGTGaaactacaaaagaaatatggGACTGCTTAAAAACAACCCATAAAGGAACAACTTAGGTCAAAGAGTCCAAGGTGGACATGCTAACAACTCAATATGAGAATTTTAGCATGAAGGAAGGTGAAACGATCCATAAGATGCAGACCAGGTTTACCTCCATAACCAATGAACCAAGGTGTCTTGGTGAGCCCATTAATCCAAGCAAGCATGTACGAAAAATTCTCAGAGTTCTTCCCAAATCATGGGAAAGCAAAGTGAATTCTATCACTGAAGCTAGAGATCTATAAGTCCTCATAATGGATGAACTGATATGAAATCtgcaaacatatgagctaaacaAACAATAGGATTCTTCGAAGTGGGAAGGAAGAAAGTAGAAATCTGTAGCCCTGAAGATATCTCAAAAAGATATCtctgaagatgaagatgaaatgACTTATTTGACTAGAAGGTTTCAAGAAACAGTCAAAAAGCATGGAGGGTTTCAGAAGAAGGAAACTAGCAGCAGAACGGCAAATGCCAAGGACCTTTGTCACAAGTGTGGAAAGCCAGGTCACTTTTTGAGAGATGTCAGAGTCACAAACATGAAGTGTGAGATTTCAAACCACAACGAAGGACCAGGTACCTGAACATGCTAAAAGAAAGGCCAATGTAGATCAAGTGGTGAAGAAGGCCTTCGCAGTATGGGGAAATGCCTCCAGTGACTCTGAAGAGGAATAACATCCTGAAGATGTCTCTATGATGGCAGTCAAGGATGATGAGAATGTTTTCAACTCCATATTCTCATTGATGGACAAATAGATGAGGTAACACTTTTTGATCTCAAGGGTGACATAGacacattatcaattaaaagaTTGAGAAAACTTGTTGCTATGTTAATTGactctattgatgaattaacaaatgaaaatttaattttaagtgaAAACCTGAATCTCTGTGAAGACAAAAAGTCTGCCTTTATTTCTCAGATGTCTGAAATGAACGTTAGGTTGAGTATTCTAGAGACTGAGAGTCATCAACTTGAAGAGGAACCTGATACCTCTAAGAGTGGAAAAGAATACTCAGTAGCTTCGAACTTGAGTTAGAGGAAAGTCTTAAAATTTCTGAGTCCAAACTTGTTGTAGCCCTTGAAAGAAACTCACAACTAGTAGTGAATCTTAGTAAAGTTAAGGAAGAGCTAAATCAATCCTGGAAATGGCTGACTCATCAATGATTCTTTCTAAATTGGAAAATCAGAAATTTAACAATGTTAAGGGTCTAGGGTGCCAAAAGATAGAACTTCCCTATAACCCTCATAGCAAGTACGTGTCTGTGCCTGATAGCCTGTTATGTACCCACTGTGGGAGAAATGGCTACTTGAAAAGAAATTGTGAGTTCTTAAAAAGGaataaagaaaatcaagaaatgttTTGTAAATTTGACAAAAGGAAGGCACCTGATCCTAGATATCGGTTCAATAAAAGTACTTTGCCACCATGGACTGGAAGGTTTCTCATTAAGTCTCCTGATAGTTTTTGGGAACTCCACCTCAAGTGGGTTTTCAAATCTAACAAGTGATTCTTTTGCAGAATAGAGGAAGTAGTCAATGCAGGTTCATGGACAGTGGCTGCTTAAAGCATATGACTGAAGAAACTCAAAATTTCCTCTCTTTGGAAGCACACCAAGGTGGTTGTGTGTCATTTGGAGACGGCAAAAAGGGGTTCATCCTTGGTATTGGGAAGATTGGGAGATCTGTGGAACATTCCATAGATAATGTGTATTATGTGAATGGGCTGAAATACAACCTGCTTAGTGTGTCCTAGATTTGTGACAAAGGAAATGAAGTGATATTTGTGTCAAATCAATGCATTGTTA is part of the Solanum stenotomum isolate F172 chromosome 8, ASM1918654v1, whole genome shotgun sequence genome and encodes:
- the LOC125872823 gene encoding protein NRT1/ PTR FAMILY 3.1-like is translated as MMSENMKVAKQELVVQENGKKEEDETIETEKRKLGGMKTMPFILANEVCDRFVGAGFHSNLITYLTQVLNVPLIKASNTLANFSGVSNFTPLIGALVADSFAGRFWTIIVASIIYEMGLISITISAIMPQLRPPPCPTQENCKEASNSQLWALYICLLLTSIGTGGLRPCVVTFAADQLDMRKSKVESRKWNFYNLFYFCVTMATLTALTVVVYIQDNVNWGWGLGLLTIAMALSVIVFVVGSPFYRKVEPGGSPLIRLTQVIVASVRKRKVVVPDDDRLLYENRELDSAISHDGRLLHTNQFKWIDRAAVVTGDDMKESCQPNLWRLATVHRTEELKCILRMLPIWAAGILHFASHSHVGSFTIQQARSMDRHLSHSFQIPPASMSIFSVLTVLIGLVLYERFFVPFARRFTGHKSGVTCLQRMGIGFAINILATATSALAEIKRKKAAADHNLLDQPTTHVIPISVFWLVPQYCLHGVAEVFMSVGHLEFLIEQFPESMRSTGAALNSLASSFGNYLGTFIVTLVHQYTGKETNWLPDRNLNRGRLENFYWLMAGVQVVNFVYYLICASLYIYKPLEQITEGSKGTDVELADEITLLDNSKGDGQTDRARNGMN